The Triticum dicoccoides isolate Atlit2015 ecotype Zavitan chromosome 6A, WEW_v2.0, whole genome shotgun sequence genome has a window encoding:
- the LOC119314339 gene encoding uncharacterized protein LOC119314339 yields MFVEAMWRDGLCSWERIDAREKVSFTQLVQQNLYDTTSFVYSQTNDDDVQAANQNQASATLLVTVGDVFVPSYLRSSFGNELVAIACMHAHTPRKIGLVQLGKGKEVHLEPLHARDFLGNFGWHEAKRLRLRDSNFHGELMYGCNVLGHQMESVNVLGLVMKIKRRYLFLLQPRKEQDPWQRIFVRMHLSLKEVGWGPPAELETFEDGAPVQIDTFLS; encoded by the exons ATGTTCGTGGAGGCCATGTGGAGGGATGGCTTGTGCAGCTGGGAGCGAATTGATG CGCGGGAAAAAGTTTCCTTTACCCAACTGGTGCAGCAAAATCTCTATGATACGACCAGTTTCGTCTATAGTCAGACCAACGACGACGACGTACAAGCTGCCAACCAGAATCAAGCTTCTGCGACTTTGCTAGTCACTGTTGGGGATGTATTTGTACCATCATATTTACGATCGAGTTTTGGCAATGAACTAGTTGCCATTGCATGTATGCATGCGCATACGCCAAGAAAGATTGGTCTTGTTCAGCTAGGAAAAGGAAAAGAAGTACATCTGGAACCTCTACATGCACGTGATTTCCTTGGTAATTTTGGTTGGCATGAAGCCAAAAGATTACGACTTCGGGACTCTAATTTCCATGGAGAATTAATGTATGGATGCAACGTACTAGGACATCAAATGGAAAGTGTTAATGTGCTGGGATTGGTCATGAAAATAAAGAGGAGATATTTGTTTCTTTTACAGCCACGCAAGGAACAAGATCCTTGGCAAAGAATATTTGTACGTATGCACCTTTCCTTAAAAGAAGTTGGATGGGGCCCACCTGCAGAACTTGAAACATTTGAAGATGGCGCACCGGTCCAGATAGATACCTTTTTATCTTAG